The nucleotide sequence AACTTATTAATGTGACAGAAAATACGTATTTATTCAGAGTTGTAGCATTAACGCTGTTAACGTTAAAACACAGGAAATAGGGTTTTCGTTTCAGTGACGTCACACGGTTAAGTCCGTGTCTAAAATAAGTCCGATGAGAATCTTTTTCCCAAAGCCGGAAACACGATTCTATATGCTGCgcatagacagacagagaagccCCCGATTAAATATATCCGTTTTAGtataatttgtttaaaaatccGGAATAACTTCGGACAGAAAGCGTTATCGCGATTGTTCTGTAAGGCGTCAATCAGCTGGAACGATACATCGTCACCTCCAGATTCCGATCGGACGTTCCTTTGCGGTGGACCATACAATCTCAGTTCGATAGATTCCAAAGAGAGTAATTGTTATCAAAATACAGTTCTTTGTGACAGTTGATGTTGTATGTGTAATTTTTGACTTCTGGTCGTCATGTCGGACACATGGAGTAACATTCAAGCGCACAAGAAGCAGCTGGACTCTCTGCGGGAGAGGTTGCAACGGCGGCGGAAAGATCCCGCACAACTTTCTGCTGGTACGTCCAGGGAGGAGAAGGGTAACAATAGGGCATGGGTTGTCTGTCATGCAGATTAATTGTCAAAGTTAATTGTCGAGAATGAGAATAAATTACGTCACAACAGTCTAACTACTTTATCTTACAGCTGCCtgcttttacaaaaaaaatattggaattaTATTCATATAATTCATATTGAGGAAAATCTCAACTCCCACTGTCAGTATCAACAAGTAGCCGAGCATAAACATTCATGGACAGAAGGAACATGGGGTGAAATgatacacatactgtatcttcAATACTGTCTCTCAAGTAGAACCAACTGACCAGAGGTCACTCACTTGACACGAATCAAGCCTCGGGTAGTcggatggagctgcaggaaggACACAATCCCATTTCTTCACCCAGCAGGGTGATCAACACCTGGAACAGGCTCCTAAAAGAAGTGGAAGCTTCATCTTTGACTTGACAGACTCAGCATCACGTCCTCTGGGGAATCTGGATGAACTCACACAAACTTCCCATCTGGACAAAGCACGGGTGCATAGGCTAAGGCTCCACACTGTGCATTTGTAATTTATTGTATTGTGTGGAAAAGATGCAATCTAGCCGCTGTCAGAATTCCATCTTACGTcgtgtaaaatataaatagcaAATAAAATGTCCAATTCTCATCATGTCCAATATGACCTCCTTAAATAGACAGTATTGACTTTACTATCACAGAAGACAAATAACAACAGCAAATATTGGTTTGGTGAGACTTTTGACAAGCTGGAATTTCTGGCAACTCTTTGGCATCAATAATGACATATGATTCATCAGTTATCAATGCACTATAATTAATTATCAACCTCTTAACTTAGAAATTGGTTCCTCGGTCAGTCTTTTGTCAACAAATTCTGTTTCCATCAGTGTTGTGTAGTTTCTCTATAAAACTATAAGGAAGGTTAAAAGACTAAAAGATGGTACAGCTAGGTTTAGAAGGGAATTCTGGAAACAAGAAgcaatatttcagttttattcaatGAATGAAATGCCTTTAATAACacttaaatttgtatttttcattttcaattttgtCACTATTGGAAATTATGTAAACTCAcaaatgaaagtgtttttctcctcttttccagATGGTGGAAACAGTACAGAGGGTTCCGCAGTCAGAAGTGAGAGTCCAGCTCCATCCACACCGATCCTGCCTCAAGAAGAGACGGGAAAACCACCAGACCCTGAACTAGAGAAGAGGCTGCTGGGATATCTCTCTGATCTGAGTCTGTCGCTACCAATGGACTCGCTTGCCATCACGAATGAACTCAACAGTGTGAGTCTTTGCCTCAGTGCAGAAATGCTGGATTCAGAATGCACACAATTTATGGGGGAAAGTAAAAGAGGTGTATCTTATAATCAATTCCTTATCTTTtacttttaaacttttctgTCTTGCATTTGATTCTCACACACAGTCTGGCACAGCCGTCAGTCATGGATGCATCCAGAGTCTGCTGCTCAAATTCTCTGCTCAGGAACTGATTGAGGTCCGACAgccctcctctgcctcttcatcttccgccccctcctcctctattGTCGTAGCTGTGGACCACACAAAGCTATGGGCCATGATCGGGTCTGGAGCCGGAGCCCAACAGACTGGCATCAAGAGAAAAGCAGAGGATCAGCCTCACCATAAAAGAGCTCCTGGCTTCTCGCCCTCGCTCCAGAGCTCTGCTTCTCCACCACacacctccttcacctccctAACGCCGGCTTCCTCCACACAGCTGGCCGGGCCTCTGGCGTCAGTGGGCGGTGCAGAGAAGAAGAGCAGGAGCAACAAAAACCAGTCTTCTCACTTGGACATGGAGATCGAGAGCCTCCTGAATCAACAGTCCACCATAGAGCAGCAGAGCAAGAAGGTTGGAAGGAGGAGCAGACAGAATGTGACCTGAAGCGGGATGGTTTGAGTTGTGATTGCTGACGTCGTGTGTTGTGAATATTATTCATGCCCTAGGTCAGCAGAGAGATTCTGGAGCTGCTCAACGCCAGCACGGCTAAGGAGCAGTCCATCGTGGAGAAGTTCCGGTCTCGTGGCCGAGCTCAGGTCCAGGAATTCTGCGATCACGGGACCAAAGAGGATTGTGTTCGCTCGGAGGACACCGTTCAGCCGTGCACCAAGTTACATTTCCGGTCAgtaaaagttttatttccttgttcacATCGCCAGAGTCAATGGTTTACAACTTTCACTACACAGAtgtgattttatgttttgttcagttaaaaatttaattaataaatttgCATTGCAGCTCTTTGTTGTTCCATCTTCTTTCCCCCAAATCTAATGACAATCATTGCTCTTCGAAGCTTAAAATGTTAGAGAGAAATTTTTCTTCCTTCAGCCTGAAGAGGTCCCTCTaatcaaaaaaaatgtatagTTGTTAGAAACGTTCCAACAAACACTTACATCATTataataatacatataaaaaatatgaatttcaCAATTAGAGCTAAGACATTATTTCTGTATGGAGCTTGTCCACATGCTGACTGTTGGTTTGTGGGCGCGGCTCTCTGTGGTTTGGCAGGTTGGGAACGCCCAAAGTTGTCAAGATTAACGATGGAATGACAAGAATCAAATTCATTCTTTCACTCAATCACTTTGCTTTTTTATCGTTTggtaataatttatattttctcatGAAATATTGGATCATTTCATTTCCGTTTCGCGCCCTCGCCTGCAGCCGCATCATCAACAAGCACACAGACGAGAGCCTTGGCGACTGCTCCTTCCTCAACACCTGTTTCCACATGGATACCTGCAAATACGTCCACTATGAGATCGACAGCCCCCCAGAAGCCGAGGGGGGCCTCCTCGGACCTCAGGCTGGGGCCACGGAGCTCGGACTCCACGATGGAGATGCAGACAGCAACGTGGGCAAACTGTTCCCGTCTCAGGTGAGTCAGAAAGAGGGGGGATGACTGGAAGACAAGTGAGAGCCAGCTGGATGCTGAGGTCTTTCTCTCCCTGCAGTGGATCTGCTGTGACATACGCTACCTGGATGTGTCCATCCTGGGGAAGTTTGCTGTGGTGATGGCTGACCCCCCGTGGGACATCCACATGGAGCTGCCCTACGGCACGCTGACCGATGACGAGATGAGAAAACTCAACATCCCCATCCTGCAAGATGacggcttcctcttcctctgggtCACCGGCAGGTGAGTCCAACAATCAAAAGAGtttgaacgtgtgtgtgtagaggtCTTGGAACTGAACACCAACTGGACCGGTCGCTATTTTAGTAGGAGAAGTTTTCACTatgtcaacatttaaaaaaaaaaggtcaaaatgtgaatttcattTGGGGTGACGACTTAAATGCCAAAATTATTCCTGCCTCCATCCCAAAGAATCCCTAATCCTCATCCTGCATATATTAtggctttattttctttaatttctaaGTGTCCCACATTCCACCCTGCAGGGCCATGGAGCTCGGCAGAGAATGTCTCAGTCTTTGGGGGTAAGTTTTATCTTCGCTGcacttcaacttttttttttttaaagttaccatattttttaattatttaatattttgttgtaaatttcgcagtttgggatcaataaggTATATCTATCTAAttcggggggttttttttcacccaAAACCTTTCAGCTACGAGCGTGTCGACGAAATAATTTGGGTGAAAACCAATCAGCTTCAGAGAATCATTCGTACAGGAAGGACAGGCCATTGGCTGAACCATGGGAAGGAGCATTGTCTGGTGGGGTTTTCTTCCACTCTTCTcacttatatatattttactggAATATTTGGAACATATATTTTCCTGGAACATCATCTCGAGGCTGGTAGCGAAGAACTAATATCGTCTGCGTGATTTCTCTTCAGGTGGGGGTGAAGGGAAACCCTCAGGGTTTCAACAGAGGTTtggactgtgatgtcatcgttgCTGAGGTAAAATAGTGGAACTTGTGCCGCTCTTGTGTCGTTTACCTCTTTTGGTTTCTACAGCCTGAAACCTTTgctcattattttctttctcttccaggTCCGCTCCACCAGTCACAAACCAGATGAGATCTACGGCATGATAGAGAGATTATCACCCGGTACCAGGAAGATCGAACTTTTCGGTCGACCTCACAACGTCCAGCCCAACTGGTACCGTCACACTTTGATTTCAAGTACAGTTAAGTTCTCTACATTTCCACATGGATTGCTTCATCATTTTCTCGCCCTTCACTTGTAGGATAACTCTTGGAAACCAGCTCGATGGCATTCATCTCTTGGATCCTGAGGTTGTGGCTCGATTTAAGAAGCGCTACCCGGACGGGGTCATCTCCaaacccaaaaacatgcaatgatTATTTTATCAGTGGTCACCAATCTGGAACATTTGTCtatgaatgtcttttttttgttgtttttataccAGAGAACGAACTTTATCTCAGTCAGGAAACAACTGAAACCTGCTAATTCCTTTTAGAGCAACATTTTATGTGCATGTGATCATATTTAATGTCGAAAAACTTCAAATCCCACATCGATTAAAACACAggagactctttttttttttaatgtacatttttttgttattttgttagtaaaaaaaaaaatgttactggTAGTTTGACAGTTTGTAATTTTGAACAActgataaatatttttgcattaaaacaaaataatgaagttttcaaaagtttccccctcccctccacgcACGTTCATTTAAAGTTCAGCACTTAACAttcatttctgttcatttcaggCACCATCTACACCCAACAAAGCAAttagcattgtttttttttccaaaaaaaagctaaatactTTTTAGTATCAAATGTAACAATAAGAAAAGGGAGTTAACTGAAGATTAATGCGACAAAATCTCTAACAGTTATATTCTGCTATGAAGCTCAGTTGAtgcttttgtgtattttatgtttttgcttCAAGAGAACAAGAAGCAACAATATCACGCAGTCTAAATGTGACCcccaatgcatttttttaaatactcattttctgtcactgtgagggagggggggggggttggtcaCGGAGCGGAATTAGAAAGTTAACTCTTGGTAgtgtttctttcattcattataATGATGGCGTCATTCCTCAGATGCATTCTGGAAGTTAACTCCTTCATCCTGCTTTGTGCACAAATAAatgaccccccgccccccccaaaaaatgatttaaaaaaggaaaaaaaacacttaaaatttTAATGCACTTTTTGGTTGTGAATTCTGTAAACAAGTCAGTTGTGTCCTCTGGAGGGCATCGGCTCCgccgttcattcatttttgtccGTTTCCGCCTCTCCCTCGTTGAATCGGATAAATCAGGAGTTCCCTTGTGTGTGGAAAGTAGCACTGGGGGGGGGTAAGAAGCGAACTGTGTCCACATCTACTGCGTTTATTCTATCCAGCGGCTCGTCCGCAGCTGTCCTCAGTAGGTGGCGTCCACGGcgttgatgttgctgtccagcTGGTGTCGGAAAGACAACCTGGCCttggaggaaaaataaatctgagaaTCCCGACTCAGGCCTCCGCCTCCTTCGCTGTCGCTGCTCCAGGATGTCGTGGAGTGAAGACGGGGTTTCCTCTCCTCGATGGGATCTGAGGGGACTGAtgagagaggaaacagaaagtcaggctggtaaaatgtttattttggtTTCTGCTCCTTAAATTGTGTTAAATTAAAGTGTAAATCCCACTCACTTGTCACTGGTGGACACTGCCTGCTCTTGCAGCGCTCCTTACAGCGTCTGTAGAAAGGAAAACACTGCAGCATCTTCACACCCATGATGGGATCTCTGCAGAAAAAGAAGTGAATTCGTGAGGGGAGAGAAatagactgaaataaaaattatgttcTCTAAAGACACAAGATTCCCAGAAACAGacgtaaaaataaataaatctgacttCCTTTAAAAAACGCCTTCAGGTATGTACACCTCGTCTGATGTTCCGCACTGCCAACGGCTCTTTGTTTCCTCGACAGGTCACAGTTTAATGGAATTATGATCCGACAGCTTCAGGGACATTCTGGTCTAATGTAAGCTGACAGTACGACTGAATGGCACGTTGTCCCCGGCAACAAGCCAGTCAGTATTTACAACAGATCATTATCCTCATGCAGGTTAATCCAAGAGACGGACGTCAATGAGGAGCAGGAACCAtaggaactaaaaaaaaagtaatcatcTATATCTGCTcagaaatttaaaacaatttctGATTGAATGAAGTCAGATGAACACAGGATGTCTGTGAATGATGGGATAAAACCAGGCTTGCACGCTGACACTGAGCTGTATTTACCTGGAgttgaaaaaaggtttttattttagtctAATCAGGTTAGGAAATAGGTCAGGTGAAACGGAGCAGAAGACCGAGATGGATCCTGATTGGTTCTTTTGTAAAGACGAGTTGGTTAGTTTTAAATTTTCCCTATAGCTTAggcaaaaatataataattgttttttatgatCTGCACACAAGGAAATACctataagtaaaaaaaacttcacaaatACATGAAATACAATGAATAAGAGGCATTCAAGTGTCtcacagtaaattaaaaaagatcagaattaaatgaatattttcaaaGGATAGATAAAAACATCAGATTTATTTCTACATCCAGTAAAAGGGCtttagaattatttttaatcCTAGGCTCATAAAACTAACATGTAATTTATTAAGGGGAAAGGACAGAAGAGTGATCaggtttttacatttacaaagacactaaatacaacaaacagatgaagagTGACCAAAGTCACATcgaggaaattaaaaaaagacccCAAAAAAAGTTGCAAATGATGAAGAAGGCATGCAAAGAGGCTTCAAAAAGATGTAAAAGAAGATGCAAAATATCCCTAAAGACGCGTGATAACAACCAGAGGCGGTGTGTCCACAAAGAGACGCAGAACGACGCTGAAGAGACACAAAAAGATGCAAAATTACCACAAACGACTAGAAATCAATTCAAAACTAGAGagcaacagaaaataacttccCTGAAGGACTGATAAAGATGTAAAACCATTGTTTATTCATCACAGGGAGGAGGATGCAAACAGTAAACTGTGATTTCATCACTCAGACCAGTGTTTGGCTGACATCTCTTTCCTTCTGTTTACTCCCGATTCCTCTCGCCACTCGACTCAGGTTCTTTGAGGTGTGACGGCGCTCACAGGCTAATTTTAAAGTCTCTCcttcttccctccatctcttctcttAACCAGTGGACCTCCCTTCTCTTTTTCACAAAGGTGTGGCTGTGAAATAGTATCAACTTACAGACACAGTGATTCCATTATGTTTGGGTCAATTTGGAGTTCCTGAATGTGAATTTATAGCTCACAGAAGCAGAACTAGTTCCATTTCCGCCTATTTCCACACAGAATATTAATTACCCCTGAAGAATAAGAGAATAATAATCTTATTTCTCTTGCACACAAAAGTTCCACACAAGGCCCCGGTCAGTGGTGAGGAATTTTGGAACAAGATCACGATTGGCTGCGGCGCCTCTGGCAGCAGCCTGGGGGAGAAAAACAACCTCAGATGGGAAAAACTTACAcaagaggttgtttttttttttgtagagggAACTGATAGTGCCtaccagagaggaggaggaagtgaaaagacgatgaagaggaagaaacagaCAGGATGGGGATGaatgtagaagaaaaaaaaagggaaacaaatCCACTCTTTCTTCTCACTGCACCTGAATAAAgtggttttattcattttagaaGAGAAGGCTCACGCATGGAGAcgcaaaaatacaaaaaaagggagtgtttttttggtgtgttttgcaAGCTTCCAAGTTAAGCAAATGAGTGTTTTTGTCAGCGTTACAACCTCCACTTCCCCCAAAACGTCCCTCacacttttcttttctaaaattCTCTCTGCACTTATGAGTTTGGCAAACAAAGTGAAAGAAGTTGTTGACACAAGAAAGCTCACAGCAACAAGCTCTGCAGTTGACCGCAGCGCTACATTTCCTCTGAGCTCCCATTTTCCAGGATGTCCCTGAAGatttattaaacaaaaaataaataaaaaatagataaattaaAGTGTTGCCCTGATTCACTGCCCTCAACACAAAAGCTTCACACAGGCCTGCCAGGCTGAGTGACGCACATactaccccccacccctccttacacacacacacacacacacacacacacacacacacacacacaaacacaaactttcaAGTATTCCTGCACAAGTGCGGGTGTGTGTCCAATAATAGAAGGCAGTAATCAGCTTTTATtcacattcaacatagccagaAGATAAAGCAGCTTTTTTTGAAGTGTGtcattcaacacacacaaaccaaactgGAAGTTATGTCGACTCCTGTCAACAAGACACTTAAGTACAGTGTTTAAACACAATTACACAACACTGgtgtttcctttctttgtgtATTTATGAGCCAGCATTTATCTGACAGCTTCACTTAATTTATTGATAAGACTCTCCAAACCGTGACCTCATAGTGAAATAGTAAAAAGTTCACTTTTAAACAGGATTTcacattgaaaataaaacataaaatacaaaatacaatcctggatttaaataaattatgaataatGCAAACAGACGTATGCATATTTTGGCTGATTTTTAATTCTACGCTCCCATAAAAATCAAGGAGCGCCTCGGGGACTGCGTGAATAATTGTAGCGATGACgtcaggtgggcgtggcctcagtTGTGCGATGAAAACACACCAGGCTGAGGCGCCTACGTTCACTTCTGCACGTCtgcaaaaaaattaatgcaaagCTGCGCCTGACAAAAAAAGTGGAATTGCTCTAAAGTGTCAGGACGACTTTAGagtattttttattcaatatcTACTAAAATATTGGTTTTTATTCAATATCTTAGGaaatactgaagaaaaaaaactgacttAAGAGTCAAAATTAGAGTTTTGTgcgcaaataaataaaaatgacatccaGCAAATTTAAACTTGCTTACATGAGTATAGTTAGATGAAATCCAGCGGCTCTGATGCGTAATGTGTTTATGGAGTTTGGAGGTCATTTCCATTATTGTGCTGTAATTTGCGCGTGCACGAGGAAAGTCCTTTGCGCGTGCGCGCGGAAGGTTGAATGAGAGGTTGCTGCGCCAGACAGGATAATCTGAGCTCTCATCTAGAGCACTACACATTACTTATCTCTCCTCTGTCGCCATGCATACTTGATCAACGTGCTCTGTTGTTGGAAGTGACTGGAAAACATTGCGTAAACAGcgcaaaaaaacatttacatttaacgGTTTTGTGGTCCATTAGCccagttttatttaatttcaaatgttCTGTTGGGTAGTTGTGGAGAGAATAGGTGAACTCATGCGTAAGCAATAAAGTTTGGCAAGCGGTGGTCACCGAACAAGccccaaaagaaaagaaaagaaagaaacgcATACCAGACAGGGTTGTTTATAATCAGGAGCCTCCTGCAAGCACTTCAGCATTTTTCATAATAGTAATTAGGTTATATATCAAGTATAAAGAGAATCTACTCGACTCTATTTGCCTTGATCGATAATTATACTCGATATCCGAGCTGTGAGCAGGAAGCTGCAGTTTCACCGACGCGCTCGTTTCCACGCGTCAAACGGAATTACTCACCTTTAGAAATAAACGTGTGGATTTGGAAGTCAGTGAGTGGAAATCAATGCGTTGATGGGTTTCTCTAATGAAACACGACCGCTCTCACTTCATCCGCGATTTCCCGCCGCTCCCCTTTATTAAACCGCGTCCTCTGCGGTGCGTCCTGGTCGGCGCGTATGGAAAGGTTTCCGTGGCGCGGAACGACTGAACTTTAAATAGCTAATCCCTGGTGCGTGGTGAGTTGACACGCCTGCTTTCTCCCACCCTCCCTCACCCGTCAGctcgctctctccctctcagctCCCCAACTGCTCCTTTCCTCCCCCCTATTGCCTCACCCATTGGTGGATTTAATGCAGGCGTGTTGCGCGTTTTATAGAATGTGGTGGAAATGGCCTGGTGGTCGATGATAACACGATCAAGAGTCATTTAAGGTGCAGTTATGCAGGTTTTTGCCTTCAAGCTTCCTCTATTAGGTTAAATAGTTCCTTTTGgcgtttattttttattacacacATTATTATATGAGTGTCAGGAAATCAAATTATCACCAACCACGGTGTGAGgctgtttcactttttttttctccataccTGCTCTGCAGGTAAagtgtctctcacacacacacacacacacacacacacacacacacacacacacacacacacacacacacacacacacacacacacacacacacacacacacacacacacacacacacacacacacacacacttcctcctgcATGCTTCCTTTGTTTTGCCTgcacaatatttaaaatatgtgttgATACAACAAAGAATTTGAACAGAAATCAAATACAGAAATAGCTTGAGCTCGCATGCAGGAGAGATAAAAGGTCAAAAATACTCACCGGTAGTGAAAATGAGGTCATCTGGCATGTTTACGTGaatgaaatacttttttacTGTTACTGATTACTATCATGATAGATAGAATGTCCCTAAGAATCTCTGAACTGTCtgaaaagtcaaaataaattctttatatttgtttaaaaaacaaaaactttgactgatttttttttgtattttatcatATATTTAATGATGGTGGAGTTGTTATGTTATATCTATGATCACTACGACACGAGATctgattaaaaatgaagaaataaaacactttttttgggATCATCTTCACCGAAATCTTCATGGGAAATTCCTTCACTGTTTAGAGATATCAAAACAAGAggcaaacaaatcaacaaagtCCATTTTACTTTCTTAATAGAGTCATAATTTGTGTCAAGTATTTAGGCGTTCCTCCCTTGTCACAGGTGCAGTACATTCAATTCCACACTTTCGGTGTGAGTCAGACACGCTGGTTGCAGCCAGCTGGCTGAGGTTTCTTCACTCCGTGTACCGCAGATGCAAACAGAAGCTTTCTGGAATGCAGTGAACTCCAAACATCCACACACGTTCACGACAGTCGCATCCAAACAGCACCTGTGACAGCATAAACGCTGTTTACAAAAACTTTACAAGAAAAAGCTGTAAAAGAAATGTTGGCACCTATAGTAACACCCTAATAACACCCtaataaaaaaatagagaaatgttCCTTTCACATTTGGGGGTTTACTGCCAGTTTTCTAG is from Antennarius striatus isolate MH-2024 chromosome 23, ASM4005453v1, whole genome shotgun sequence and encodes:
- the mettl3 gene encoding N6-adenosine-methyltransferase subunit METTL3 is translated as MSDTWSNIQAHKKQLDSLRERLQRRRKDPAQLSADGGNSTEGSAVRSESPAPSTPILPQEETGKPPDPELEKRLLGYLSDLSLSLPMDSLAITNELNSSGTAVSHGCIQSLLLKFSAQELIEVRQPSSASSSSAPSSSIVVAVDHTKLWAMIGSGAGAQQTGIKRKAEDQPHHKRAPGFSPSLQSSASPPHTSFTSLTPASSTQLAGPLASVGGAEKKSRSNKNQSSHLDMEIESLLNQQSTIEQQSKKVSREILELLNASTAKEQSIVEKFRSRGRAQVQEFCDHGTKEDCVRSEDTVQPCTKLHFRRIINKHTDESLGDCSFLNTCFHMDTCKYVHYEIDSPPEAEGGLLGPQAGATELGLHDGDADSNVGKLFPSQWICCDIRYLDVSILGKFAVVMADPPWDIHMELPYGTLTDDEMRKLNIPILQDDGFLFLWVTGRAMELGRECLSLWGYERVDEIIWVKTNQLQRIIRTGRTGHWLNHGKEHCLVGVKGNPQGFNRGLDCDVIVAEVRSTSHKPDEIYGMIERLSPGTRKIELFGRPHNVQPNWITLGNQLDGIHLLDPEVVARFKKRYPDGVISKPKNMQ
- the si:ch211-237l4.6 gene encoding uncharacterized protein si:ch211-237l4.6 — protein: MGVKMLQCFPFYRRCKERCKSRQCPPVTIPSDPIEERKPRLHSTTSWSSDSEGGGGLSRDSQIYFSSKARLSFRHQLDSNINAVDATY